The Pempheris klunzingeri isolate RE-2024b chromosome 16, fPemKlu1.hap1, whole genome shotgun sequence genome includes the window tacccttctctccatttctttcttctcagtCTCCTGTTTAATACGCTCCTCTTTACGGGCAGCGAAGGAGGCGGTTAAGTCGGCCACCGAGGGAATGTTGTCTATGGATGGGAGCCCTGTGGCCCCGGCAACGTAGCATGGCTTGTAGTTCGGATCCTTGATGGCGTCTGCGGATGAGGCTGGTTAGAAGAGATACAAAAGAgattaaagacaaataaagacaaataaaaaaagaacaatgggTAATTATCAATGATGCGTTAACACGGAAGGACTCACCACCAGAACTTTTGGACGTCTTCTCTCTGGTCTTGACGGCAAAagctctctcctccttcagttTCTCATCGTCCTCCATAAGGACAAGGACAACCTTGGCCTTCTCCCTCACATTTACCCCCTTGGACAGATATGCTTAATTAGACTTTGATTTGGCCATTTGTTCAAAATCCAACCTAAGCTAAAAAATGTTACAGGTCTTCTAAAACAAGATGAAAACTAACAgccttttaaattaaattatcaaatcaataaaaactgttttgttgttacttCTGAGTTAAGTGCttctatttccagtctttaatAATGGACCTGGCCTACAAGTTAATAGGAGCATCATGATATGGATGATATAGTGTCAGCAAATGATAACCTTGATGCATAGCAAGCAACCTTTTAATGGATAATAAGAGGTCTCATGCCTTGGACATTATCAGGAAGAGTGAATCACCTGATCTTTGCCATCCTTCTCTACAAAGCGATACTCTGTGAGAGCTTTGACGATGTAGACGTTGTCTGTCATTTTCAGGAGCACACGGTCGTCACCGGTCTTTAACAGGTACTCCAGCAGCGTCAGGGACTGGTATGAAGAAAAGCATGACAGTGAACAAGTGCGTGTGAAAATGTACACggctgaaacaaaaataaaatgaccattCATGTAGTTTaaagagtttctttttttttttttttaaaacgaCAATGaaagtaacaaaacaaaatgtgtaaaatcacAGATTTGGTGGGAAAGCCTGTAGTGGACACAAGTGTAACTGATATGCCAATAAAGAGTCACATGACTTTGTGTTACGGTGATCTCTTATGTCACTGAGCTGCTGATACCAGTAGTTTAACAGCAGATATGTGACgctgtttacatttttactgaCGATCAGATGAATAAATCAGGTTCACTGAGAATCCTCTAAAGGGCAAAACATTTCAGTTGGACTAGAACAGTTAGAGAAGTTGTTGAGGTTTTAATCTTGTGTATGTAAACATAGTCACTCTGGTGCAGAATGTTCTGGTTTTGATCACATATTTTAGCACTGAattctaaataaaaatatgttggTTATGAAAGACGTCAGCAAGACACAGAGGGCTGATACTGAGCTCTTATTACTTGTTGGACATTGGCCAGTCGGCGTCCTTCAGCTAAAGACATGATCCTCCCTGACAACAGCGTGCTGACCTccaattaaattttaatttctctgctttttgtgCTCATGTTACTGTTCAGTTATGGTTTCTATTAAAGTGATTCTTCGTTTACTAAGCCCAAATCATTCCAGCATTTACCTATCATGAGTtactgttgtccaaaaacagCTGAAGCAAGACTGTGGAAACATATTTGACTGTGTAAGTTCAAAAACTGGTTATACTCAAATTGGCTGTTGATGACCTCAACAGAAAAGTATACAAGTTGGTTTTTGAAAGTCTGCATTGCTATTGTTGTAATGTGTGAAAATCTAAGTAATTAGAAAAGGTAGACTTTGTATTTATTGACTAAGATCAGAGAAATAAAGATCATGTCGGTCACAGTTGGTGCGTCAGTCCTTTTGTCCTGCTAttataaataaactgaaatttCAAGGCTGACAAAACATCCACAATAACAATAGTGAGTCTGCACACAAAGTGAGGGACGTGTTGCTATAGTTACCTTGTGGATGTGTCTCCAGTTCCTGTCGTCTTTCAGGCGTTTCCAGAGCATCGTCATGATCTCGTTGCAGGCCACCACATTGTAGGTCAGATCGGAGAGGTCGGCCATCTGAGTGCTGGAGGGGCCCCATGGGTCGTTAGACGTTGCCTCTCTCACCTGCGAAAGAAACGAAGCAGGAAGTGTCAGTGTGCAGGAAATTCAAGGTGGTGGCAGAGCAGAAGACAACAGAAATCGATCGGTGTGGCAAAACCTCCTCGCCTCGCCATTATCTCGTTTCATCACGCTGACAAAAATAGTGAGTAATCTGTTCTGCCACGTTATTAATGGTCGTGTTTCAATAAATCAGCATTTTAGCACAAAACATATCCCCATATTTCCCTGACTCCAACAACCTGAAGGTTAGGATTAAAGAAAATACCTCACTGTCGCTTAAGAAAACTGTACATGTTAATGTTTCACTGAACTgtaattaaagtattaaagtactACTAGAGTATAAAATGACATCCaatacacataaacacttgTCATGCAAGGTTTAAGACACTGAACATAAAATTCAAACCTTCCCTTTTtctcctgtcatctctccaccatctcctacctcataaaaacaagaataaaactAGGAATACTGGGCTTCACCGCTTCTCTTACCTTGACCTCAGCCTCAGAGTAGTTCTGGACCAGGTTCTTCAGCTGTCGGCGGAGCATTGAGGACGTCATGGTGTCTAAGGGGGGGGCGGGGAATCAAACCAAAATGATCTGATTCAGAGAAATCTAGTGAGCAATGCTGCATACTTAAAAGCAAGCATATGCAAAAGGCTGCACATAAACAACACATGCAAGCTCACATACCTTAAGTGaagtctgtctgtgctgtcaaggacttatttttgttgttttgctcaaGTGCAGTTGCTGGCTCACTGATCATACATTCTGCTGGCCTCTCTTCCTCCGGGCTGCATCAGCTTATCTCAGGATGACAGAAACCAGATCCTACAGCTGCAGGGAGGAACCAGAGGACATTAAAAGAGCTGAGGCAACACAATCACACTGTGAGACATTGCTAAGAAGACAAGTTATGGACGTGAGTCTGCAAAGCTGGACTAGAGGTGTGCCTGCACCTGCTGCATGTGACAGCTCATCTCTTGTGTGTCAGTTTGTCATAATCACTGCGACAAACACAGATCCTCAGCTAGGTTAGCAATCTGGCTAAGCTACAAGCTAGTTAGCTGCCTGCATCCTGGGACTggtgagagaaaataaaagctaaaagcCTCATTTGAGGTGCTCCTGGGTGACCAGCGTGATACATATCAACTGTAAGTCGACGTGCTGGCAGGTAATGCGTCTGTCAGGAGCTTCACGTCGTGTTTTCAGGACCTCGGAGAGCGAAAGGAGACGGCCAGCAGCCGTCAATATGGCTAACGGCGGAGCTCTGTAGCCAAACGACCAAGAAACAGCTTAAATATGAGACTTTAGCGACCAAATGAAGGGTTAAGGCTACGCCCAAACAGCCGCTGCTTTTAGCtcagaataacacacacacgtttcgTATGTTAAATATGCACGTTGGCAGCGGAAAATTAAGCACAAACCTGGAGGAGGTCTTCAGGAATCTTCGAGGAGAGGACACGAAGCGACGATTTCCGCTTCCGCAATTTTCAGCACCCAGCAAGGCCACGCCCCCTCgtttcaatatttttatttttatttaatttaatttttaatgctCATCTCTCGTGTCAACAGTTCTCTATtcgaaaaatatttttaaattaattaccatatatattttttaataacaccatttttttttttttttttaaatgaaaaaggagTTTTcattaaagtatatttttcCTGAATCCTGTTACTAAGAAAGCTTTATCTGACGCCGTCTAGCGGTTAGGacgtcccacacacacacacacacacacacacacacacacacacacacacacacacactgaataaatGAGTCACAACCACAACTCCCACATCAATAACAGTTGATCCAAGATGGCGGCCGAGGGAGAGTACGAGTCGATCCTGTGCGTGAAACCCGATGTCAACGTTTACCGCATCCCGCCGCGAGCTTCAAACCGCGCGTACAGGTAAGGAGATCACCGCCGGCGGTCAGCGGCGCCGGGAGGAGCTGCGGCGTTGTAGCGGCGTTTGGCGTCGCTCGGTGCGGGCATTTCACTCCCACCGCCCGCTGCCCGGAGCATGCTTTCAAATGACGGATAAAAGGAGGGCACCGGCTCTCCGTGGTGTCCGtggggaggatgaggatgaggatgaggatgatgaggaggatatGAAGATGTGGTCACGGCAGAaataggtgttttttttttattgttgttgtcagaTGTGACGGGGGTGTTTGTCATCGTGCCGGGCGGTGTGCCAGGACTGTCCCACTGACAGGGAGACCTGTCGGGGCTTTTCTGTGTGCAGCGTCTCTGCAGGAGGTTTTCAGTTTAGACGGTGTGTAAACATTGTCTGGATGCTTCTCTTATtatgtgacagcagcagcatcatcaccatcatcctcctcctcctcatcctcaccacCCACTGCACCCAGTGTACCTGCACATCTGCACATGAACACCTGCACATTTTCAGTCCTGAACACTGAATGTTTTATATGcaggtttgtttttcacatatattttgttcatatttgtacagATTTATTATAGTTGaggttattatttattattcctATGCTGGTGTAATGTTACTATTTCCCACgctgggatcaataaagtacatccatctatctatctacagtCAGAAACCTCACTTGTACAACCAGGCTCTGGACGTAATGGATAAAAAAGCCCGTTCctgttgtgtctgctgtgtcGAGCTTTACTAATTTTCCGGCTGGAGCCCCAGAAATCTCTCCAGATATGAATCAGCTCAAACAAATTAATTTCAGATACAAAATCTTGAAGCTAAAAGCAAATGAGATCTATGATCTATGATTTCATGATGCTGACATCTGTATATTTTAACTACGTTGTACATGTAAAAGCCCAAAGTGACGAGTTAACAGTTAGAAATGGCTCCAAACTCTCTGTGCATCGTATCATCGTCTCTATCAGAGTAAAGTAAATGAAGATATAAagagggagatacaggggaCACCTTTTTTTATAACCATTCTTAagctaatataaaaaaataattagtatTTGTTGTGAAATTAGATTAAGTTGGTGGTTTCCAAACCCCGAATGGTCCCCAAGATGAATCAGAAGGAACACAGAATGATTAGAGGGAtgagaaatgtttggttttggaTACTTTTGGTGAAACACGTATTAATACTTTATGGAAAAGTGCAACTATGAttgattttaaatatatatatatatatatactcacaTACCAGTCAACAGCTTTATGCAGAACGCTGTAATGCTTTTGGTTGATCAGATGTTTTAAAACTACCTGGCTGGTTCACTAGTAAATCGTGACTTCAGGGTTTCTGTTAATATCAATGTCCTgttaatataaacatttttatggGTAAAGTTTTggtctgactttggtgtttgtgttcaggGCAGCTGACTGGAAGCTGGACACTCCAGACTGGTCTGGTCGGATGAGGATCACCGCCAAGGGCAAGGTGGCGTTCATCAAACTGGAGGACAAGGTCTCAGGTGGGACTTCATTGATTATTATACTGCGATCGCTCCGTCATATATTGGCTGCCCCCTGATAATAAACCGCAGCCCCCAGGATGAACTGGACTGTAGGTTAATGgatggttttgtgtttgtctcctgTCGTTTTCTCCCTCGGGTGCTGCAGGGGAGCTGTTCGCTCAGGCTCCAGTGAAGGAGTATCCCGGCGTCGCAGTGGAAACGGTCAGCGACTCCAGCCGATACTTTGTCCTGCGGATACAGGACGACAACGGTGAGGATGTGAATGCTATGAAAAAGCCTGCTTGAAGTCCCTtaatcccccttttttttttttttttttaagattgtGGATTTGAAGGCGGCCATGTTGTAACGtcatctctcctctgcaggcCGCAGCGCTTTCATAGGCGTGGGCTTCGGGGACCGAGGGGACGCTTTTGATTTCAACGTGGCTTTGCAGGACCATTTCAAGTGAGCGATGAGAACACAAGTCTCCGTGAAAACAAGATGCTGCGCCGGTGGAAAGCTGCACGCTGTAGTCTTTCAGAAAAACTGCTGAGGCGATGCAGCGTTTATTTCCGTCCCCGTGCTGATGTGATTGTGTCTccgtgtgtctgcaggtgggTGAAACAGGAGAACGAGTTAAGTAAAAGCGCCCAGCTCGGGGATTCAGGACCAAAACTGGACTTGGGCTTTAAAGAGGGACAGACCATCACGCTCAACATCGGGGTAAGAACCAGTGTGTCCGACATGAAAATGTCCAGCCGGTACTGCATCTTCACaacagtttaaataaaattaaactaTCTGCAAGAGTAGAGAGTCGTGGTCTTTTTAGTCAGTGGTTTTAGAATTGAATTGGCCTGTAAGTAGTTGTAATAAATCAGAAATGACAGATGCATTTAAAAAGGCGTAAACAGAACTTTATTTACACTAAAACACAACTTAACTATTGCTGCTTTAAGCTTGGCTTTGTAACATCACAGCGTGAGCAgtgtatgcaaatgaacaatgtttaggTTTCCCCAGTGCTGCCTGAGGAGCTTTGCTGGCTCTGTGGCTGTTTCTCCATTTAATAACTGACTTAACtataaaataacagtaatattaGCACAGGTGAGTCAAATATTCAGTCAAATAACAGCCCTACAGCTGGTTAAAGCCCACTGGATGATTAGTTTCAGGCCACCCAGCAGACGCTGAGAGCGGGGAGCTCTTGGGAGGACAGGTAAATATGGTTCATTTGCATACACTACCCACAATGCCTGGTTTAAATGGGGGAAGTATCCCTTTAACGGTAAAGCATACACATTTCTTCAATCCCTCATGAACGT containing:
- the necap1 gene encoding adaptin ear-binding coat-associated protein 1, giving the protein MAAEGEYESILCVKPDVNVYRIPPRASNRAYRAADWKLDTPDWSGRMRITAKGKVAFIKLEDKVSGELFAQAPVKEYPGVAVETVSDSSRYFVLRIQDDNGRSAFIGVGFGDRGDAFDFNVALQDHFKWVKQENELSKSAQLGDSGPKLDLGFKEGQTITLNIGQGKKRDKPRPQSSGGFGLLPPPPGGKIAPPPSSGSSNHNIIPQTGGTATGCLLELDSSNSNTVVQSSPSSDLWGDFSAPASSVPPPSRPQDTGNWIQF